The following proteins come from a genomic window of Candidatus Brocadia sp.:
- a CDS encoding nucleoside deaminase → MRLAISKARQGIENGQTPFGVCITKEGEVVSCVHNIVWESMDITAHAEIHAIREACKKLNTVDLSGCIVYSTCEPCPMCFSACHWAKISKIIYGVRIEDAKKIGFSELTISNWEMKQFGNSPIEIVGDLLREENLELFEFWFKREDKRVY, encoded by the coding sequence ATGAGACTTGCCATAAGCAAGGCACGACAGGGCATTGAAAATGGGCAAACACCCTTTGGGGTATGTATAACAAAGGAAGGGGAGGTTGTCAGTTGCGTTCATAATATTGTTTGGGAAAGTATGGACATCACTGCACATGCTGAGATTCACGCAATCAGAGAAGCCTGCAAGAAATTGAATACCGTAGACCTGTCCGGCTGTATTGTTTATTCTACCTGCGAACCGTGTCCCATGTGTTTTAGTGCCTGCCACTGGGCAAAAATTTCGAAGATTATTTATGGTGTACGGATAGAGGATGCAAAAAAAATAGGATTTAGTGAACTGACCATTTCGAATTGGGAAATGAAACAATTCGGTAACAGTCCAATAGAAATTGTTGGAGATTTACTTCGGGAGGAAAATTTAGAACTTTTTGAATTTTGGTTCAAACGAGAGGATAAACGAGTTTATTGA
- a CDS encoding type III polyketide synthase, which yields MTNNDKRLSLNSANGKARIASIAVATPPYTVNQAQAGAFLVKHYSDKLSPKSLAILRKIFAHPSVSRRHLAVDDLACLVNEHPDNRIARYTHWSVNLASQAIVNALTLIGLTMEDVSGLVVNTCTGYICPGISTYLIEKLGMSDKVRAHDLVGSGCGGAVPNLQICEDMLKGSGEGVIVSVSVEICSATFQMEDDLSLIVSNAIFADGAAASVLWRYPEGLTLIDSASRYEPRHRDNIRYVYRNGQLHNQLSVSLPEIASKAVAQVVTDLLKPKGLRIEDIKHWAFHPGGEKIINAIRNEIGLSETHLHATRDVLARYGNMSSPTVFFVLQEIIDRGGIQPGDLCVMVAFGAGLCAHACLLKA from the coding sequence CGATTGCAGTTGCAACACCACCTTACACAGTGAATCAAGCCCAGGCAGGCGCATTTCTCGTAAAACACTACTCGGATAAACTGAGTCCTAAAAGTTTGGCGATTTTGCGAAAGATTTTTGCTCATCCCAGCGTATCACGAAGACATCTTGCGGTTGATGATCTTGCATGTCTTGTTAATGAACACCCGGATAACCGCATTGCCCGCTACACACACTGGTCAGTTAACCTTGCGTCTCAGGCAATTGTTAATGCTTTAACACTGATTGGATTGACAATGGAGGATGTGTCAGGATTGGTTGTTAATACTTGCACTGGCTACATTTGTCCTGGTATATCGACTTATCTCATTGAAAAGTTGGGTATGTCAGACAAGGTACGAGCCCATGACCTTGTTGGTAGTGGTTGCGGGGGCGCAGTTCCAAACTTACAGATATGCGAAGATATGTTAAAAGGGTCTGGCGAAGGAGTAATCGTAAGCGTTTCAGTGGAGATCTGCAGCGCTACATTTCAGATGGAAGATGATTTAAGTTTAATAGTATCGAATGCAATCTTTGCCGATGGTGCGGCCGCCTCTGTGCTCTGGAGATATCCGGAGGGATTGACATTGATTGACTCTGCCAGTCGTTATGAACCCCGGCATCGTGATAATATTCGCTACGTTTACAGGAATGGGCAACTCCACAATCAGCTTTCCGTTTCCTTGCCGGAGATAGCAAGTAAGGCGGTTGCCCAGGTAGTGACGGACCTGTTGAAACCGAAGGGACTGCGGATTGAGGATATTAAACATTGGGCCTTCCATCCGGGAGGTGAAAAGATAATCAATGCAATCAGAAATGAAATAGGACTTTCTGAAACTCATCTGCATGCAACCCGTGATGTTTTAGCAAGGTATGGAAATATGTCTTCACCAACAGTATTTTTTGTTCTACAAGAGATCATAGATAGGGGCGGTATTCAGCCCGGGGATTTGTGTGTAATGGTTGCCTTTGGTGCGGGGCTTTGTGCCCATGCTTGTCTTCTCAAGGCATAG